ACGATATGCAGATGATCCACAGTAAGGCGCTGGATCAGCTCACTCATGGCGACAATAAACTTCTCCGCCCTGCCTGTCCTGATGATCGTGTTTACGATCGCGTTATAGTAAGATTCCTTGTCCGTCACTTCCGCTTTCTCTGTAATGAGCTCCTCGATGACATAGGCGAAATCCCGCGGCAGCGCTTTTCTAACCTTTGAGCGCGTGTACTTGCTGGCGGCCCGCTTACACACCTCGATGAGACGGTACAGCGTGATCCGGTACCAGTCCTCCATATTGCTCTCCTCTTTCTTCACCCGTTCCATCTTCTCCGCCGGATAATAAATAAGAGTAGCAAAAGACTGTTTGTCTCTGCTGCTCATTGTATTTCCGAAAACATCATCAATTTTACGGCGCACGGAACCAGAGCCGTTTTTGAGCACATGGGAAAACGCCTCGTACTCCCCGTGAATATCAGTGAGAAAGTGCTCCGTCCCCTTCGGCAGGTTCAGGATCGCCTGCAGATTGATAATCTCCGTAGACGCCTTTGCAATAGTCGGATACAATTCTGAAAGTCTCTCCAGATATCTCTCCTCTAACTCTTTCATAACTCCTCCCATCTCATCCTGTTTAAAACACGATCACATCCGACATGTCGTACCGCCCTGCCGGCTTCCCTGCCAGATATTTTGCGGCCTCCACCGCCCCTTTACCGAATATGGCTTTGGAGTATGCTGTATGCTTGAACTCTACTACCTCGTCGGCGCCTGCAAAAATGATCTCGTGCTCGCCCACGATCGTTCCGCCCCTCACCGCTGAGATGCCAAGTTCCTTCTTGTCCCTCTTTTCGCGCACCTGGCTTCTGTCGTATACATATGTATATGCATCGTCCATGGCTTCATTGATGGAATCCGCCAGCGCGACCGCCGTCCCGCTCGGAGCGTCCACCTTCTGATTGTGATGACGCTCCACCAGTTCCACGTCAAAGCCCGCGCCCGCAAGCACCCTGGCCGCGTCCTTTACTAGTTTCAGAAGCAGATTGATCCCAAGAGACATGTTGGCAGACCGGAGTACGGCTGTCTTCTCAGACGCTTTCTCCACCCTCTCCAGCTGTTCTTCGGACAGCCCTGTCGTACAGAGCACTACCGGAAGCTTCTGTTTAGCACAGTAACCAAGAAGCGCGTCCACAGCTGCGGCATTGGAAAAGTCTATGACCACATCCGCCTCCACATCACATTTATCTATACATTCAAATACAGGATATGCATTTTCCCTTCCGGTGTATGCATCAATTCCCGCAACAATTTCAATCCCTTCGTCTTCATTGATAAGTCCTGTTATGACCTGCCCCATCCTGCCGTTGCAGCCGTGCATTATCGCTCTGACCATTTTTCAAATCTCCTTTCACCCGTCTGTACAACCAAAAGTTTCTTATTTATAATATGTATAACATTATAAAAAAGGATATCATATCTGCAAGACAAACTCAACATATGATATCCTTTTCACAAAACGTAACTATCTATATTATACTACTTTGATTCCGTAATCCTTCATCGCCTGTGCCAGCGTCTTCTCATGTTCCGGCGTAAGCTCTGTGAGCGGCATACGGACCGGACCGCAGTCCATTCCCATGAGCTTCATAGCCCTCTTGACCGGAATCGGATTTACCTCACAGAAAAGCTCGTTCACAAGCGGGATCGCCTTGAGCTGCAGCTTCGCGCTTTCCTGTATATCACCGCTGAAAAACTTCCCGCAGATATCATGCGTCTGCTGCGGCGCAATATTGGAAAGCACTGAAATAACACCTATTCCGCCCAGCGACATGAGCGGTACGATCTGGTCGTCATTGCCGGAATACAGATCGATCCTGCCGTCTGTCATAGACATGATCTTTGCGATCTGCGAAATATTTCCGGACGCCTCTTTAATTCCCACAATATTCTCTGTCTCTTTTACCAATGCTGCCACTGTAGCCGGCTCGATATTACATCCCGTCCTGCTGGCAACGCTGTACATAATGATCGGTGTTCCCGACACAGCCTCCGCAACTGCCTTGTAATGCGCTATAAGCCCTGCCTGTGTAGCCTTGTTGTAATAAGGCGTCACAAGAAGCAGGCCGTCCGCCCCATAACAGGCTGCGTCTTTTGACATATCTACCGCTGTCCTGGTACAATTTGAACCTGTCCCCGCAATGACCGGAATCCTGCCCTTTGTGCGCTCGATCGCAAACTTCACGCATTCCAGATGCTCTTCCTCTGTCATTGTGGCAGATTCCCCGGTAGTACCACATATAATAATACTATCTGTACCATTGTTACAGTGATAGTCGATCAACTCATCCAGTCTATCATAATTGATGCTTCCGTCCTCATTAAACGGTGTGACGATCGCCACTCCGGCACCTTTAAATATAGCCATATTAAACCTCCTGACCTTCACCAATATGTATTATTTAGATTCATAAAAATTTTATCATTAATACAATTATATGTCAATGAAAGTCTCTTGTCAGGTTCGTGCACCTCTATTCATCCACACATTCTAATTTGCTGACCGACACCTCGTACGCAATGCGCTTCTGAGTCTCTGTCTCAGTAAGCTTTTTGACATATTCCCTGCTCTGGATCCTTCCGTTGATCTGCACGTGCTCTCCCACCTCAAAAGTAGACGCGAATCTGGCATTTCTGCCCCAGCAGATGCACGGTATGTAATCTGATTTGCCGTATGGCCTGTTCACGGCCAGCAGAAGGTCCGCTATCTCTCTTCCAAGCGGCGTCTTTCTGTACACCGGCAGCTTGCATATGTAACCATCCAGGAAGATGCTGTTTGTCTTCGCTCCGTCCAGTTCTTCCTCTATAAAAGACACTTCTCTTACGAATACGGATAACACGAGCCTGTTCTTTTGTTCATCGTGTCTGTTATAAGAGCGGAACTGGCCGCTTGCCATGATAAATTCCCCCGTATAGTCCTGGGTCACGTCGATGAGACGCTCGGAAATCATGAGCGGGATCCTGTCCTCGGAGTTGCTGAGGCGTTTTACGAGTACATCCACCATGTAGAATCCTTCGCCGAACACTTCATGGCTGAATGAAAAGTCTCCTGCCACCTCTCCCATAATAGTTACCTGGTTGTTTTCAATAATCTTATCTGACATAATTTTACAATCTCCCTTCCTCTGAATCGTATTTCACGGTCACTATTTAGTCTATGAAGGGAGATTCTGATTTAGAACTACTTTTTAATATTTTGTTGCCATAATTCCTTTTACGATACTCTCAAACTGATGGAACGGGATTCCAACTGCCATGTCCGAGTCCTCCCATCTGCAGAGCATTCTTGTGCTCGGGCAGAGCACGCTGACGTTCATTTCACCTGTAATATACGGGACTGCCGTCACCTCTGAACACATCCCCTGCATTGCTCCCATGTCGATCTTGGGCTTGATTCCCGAATCATATTCATATCCCTGGATCATACGCATCGCCTGGTACGCATTGACGATCGCGATAATGACGTCCGGCTGCATTGTACAGCTTACAAACGGGCGTACAACGATGCCATACGTCAGCGGCTGGTACGCGTGCAGACTTTTGATACTGTTCCTGAGCCTTCTCGCCGCCGCAGGTGAATCGTACAGATTATAAGAGAAATATTCTGTACCGCTCTCGATCCTGTCCGTACTTTTTTCCAGTGCAAGGGCAGTTGTTCCCCCGTCACATTTATGATTGGCGAGGCGGGACTTAAATTCCATTCCTCTTGAAGCCTTCTGGACCATGACGCAGTACGGCGCTCCTCCTTTGATCTCCGGGACCTCACAGGCATCGTAATCTTCCTTCTCAAAGAAAAACTGTACTCCCACGAGTTGTTTTTTTAACCCCGCCGCCTCTTTTAGATCGTCGGCCAGCGCTTTCATCTTGTCCCGCTCATACGCATCCTGCGGAAGTCCATATGTTAATTTTTCACTTTTAAACGGCATAATCTTTTCTCCTGTCATTTTAAATTAAATCCAAAACTGAACCGGAACATTCCGATGTAGATAAGAACAGCGGTCAGTACGATATATACGAGACACGTACCGGCTGCAAAGAGCCAGTCCGCCCGTTCTACCTTTGTCTGCCTGTAATAGCTTCTTGCGCGGCCCGCGCCGAGTCCTCTGCTCTCCATGGCGGCGGCCACACGTTCTCCTCTTCTGGCCGCGCTGCACAGCAGCGGAAGCATGATGCGAAACGGCGTGCTCAGCCGGTTTATCAGGCCCCTGTCCCACTCGATCCCCCGTATCTCCTGCGCCAGCCTGATACTTTCGATCTCGCTTTGAAGCGTCGGAAGGAAACGGTAGGCAGCCAGCGCCGCGTAACCATGTACCGGGGACAGGCCCATCTGCAGAATGAGACTCAGCACGAGATCGTTCGGGTCTGTTGTAAGGACGAACAGAAGCGACATAAGCGAGATAGATATGATCCTCATCCCAAGCGACAATATACTGATAAGATCACTGCTGCTCCAGTGAAATATCCATATATGCCAGGCATCTCCTCCTCCGTCGATTCCTTTCATGATGAGCATGAACGCTATAAAGGCAATGCCTATTCCAAGAAACACCCGCATTTTCCTCAGTATGATCCCCGGCGGGATCTTCCCACCGATGCAGCCGAGGAGCAGCGCCATCAGAAAGGTACATAGCGGCAGCACCGGATAAAGGGACAGGCTGATCAGTATAGTGACAATAACTATGAGACATAGCTTTATAAGCGGATTCCTTCTGTGAAGGAACGAATCCCTCCATTCATATGTGAACATGTTCAAGCCTCCTTTACACACCGGATCAAGTAATCTGTCATCTGCTTTCTGCTGACGAAAAGCGGGACTTCTTCCGCATATTTGTGAAGTTCTTCCGAAAACCGCCAGACAGACGGGACCTCAAGCTTTCCTTTTCTGACCGCGTCCGCATCACGGAAGATGTCTTCAGGCGCGCCGCAGAATTCTGTCTGTCCGTCTGCGAGCACGACCACCTTTTTCGCGTAGTCGGCCACAAGCGTCATATCGTGAGTGACGACGATGATCGTGACCCCTTCCCGGTTCAGTTCCAGCATCAGTTCCATAAGCTCCCTCTGGTTGTCGAAATCCTGCCCGTAAGTAGGTTCATCCAGTATGAGGACTTTCTGTCCGGTGAGCAGCATGGCCGCAACGCTCAGTCTGCGCTTTTGTCCCTGGCTCAGAAGAAACGGGCTCTTGTTCTTCTCGGAACTGAGGTGAAATCTCTCCAGCATGCCGGCGGCCCGCTTTTTCTTTTCCGTCTCATCCATTCCGTTCTTCTTCAGGCTGAACATGAGCTCGTCAAAAACATTGTTTGTCACAAACTGGTCCTCCGGATTCTGAAATACGAGACCAAAGTCACGGTACAGGCGCTTTTTGTCACAGCAGTCAAGCTCTCTGCCGTCCGCCTTGACGGAACCGCCGTACGGGGAGAGCACCCGGAACAAGACTTTGAGAAAAGTAGACTTGCCGGCCCCGTTGGCCCCCACGACAGCGACGAACTCCTCTCTTCCGATCTCAACGTCAACACTTTTTAATACCTTGTCTGCCTGTCCGCCGTATGCATAGGCGAGGCTGTTCGCCTCTACCACATTCTCCCGCGCACGCGCTGACACGGCGGCGCTCCTGTCGGCAGGCGGAAACACCGCCAGTTCCCGCAAAAGTTCTGCGAACCGTCTTACGGGCAATATGTCCCCTTCCCCGCATAGAAGCTGCTGTTTTTGAAAGTTCCTCACTTGCGGAATATGATCCAGCGCGTTTATCCACTCTTTCATGATAAGATATTTCTCCGGCAGAAAAATGTTGAGGCCGCGGTAGTTTTCATCGTACACGAGACTCCGGATGACAGAAGGCGCGCTGCCTTCCAGACATACTTTGTTCCCGCCATCCATCACGATCACATGACCTGCTTTATCGAGCAGATGCTCCAGATTATGTTCTACAAGTATGATCGTTTTGCCGTATCTGCCCACAAGCTGCCCAAGAAGCGAAAAGACTTCCGACCTGCTTGCCGCGTCGAGATTGGCCGTCGGCTCGTCGAGTATAAGGATCTCCGGCTGCATCGCAAGGACAGATGCAATGGCGATCTTCTGCTTCTGTCCTCCTGAAAGGCTTGTGAGCAGAGTGCTGCGCAAGGCTCTCATTCCGACCATGCCGAGCGCCTCATCTATACGGCGGTCCATCTCCTCCTGCGGCGTGTTCTCGTTCTCCAGCCCGAAAGCGATCTCGTCCTCTACTGTAAATGTACAGAACTGTGTCTCCGGATTCTGGAACACCATGCCCATGTGGCGTACCATGTCTTTCGTCCTTTTCGTCAGGATATCTTCCCCTTTAAACCAGATATGTCCTTCGGCTTTTCCTTCATAGAAGTTGGGAATGATCCCGTTGAGCATATAGAGAAGCGTACTCTTTCCGCAGCCGCTCGGCCCGAGCAGCAGATTGACCGTACCTTCCTCGAAATAACAGTTTAAGCCCTGCCATACGGGGAGTTCTTCCCCGTCATAGACAAAGCTTACATTTTCCATTTCCACTATTTTTTTATGTACCATCTGCTCCATACCGGCTATACCTGCGCGCATTTAAAACCACGCAGAACCCCAGTCTTTTTAAGCCCTGCCGTAATGCCCTTCGTCAGAATGATCCCGATGACTACCGCACTTATAAGCCTTACGATCACAATACCTGTAAACGTCTTTGCCCCTAACGTGAGATAACCGAAAACGACACAGTCTCTTCCGAGCACACAGAGCGCGCCGAGCACAGCGCCCACTGTCATATTTGCCATATTTCCCCCGTACCGCTTACAGACCGCATAGCCGATCTCCATTCCGACTGCCTGCAGCGTGCCTGCAAGGATAAGCTGGATGCCGTAGGCGCTGCCAAGCAGCAGATTCACAAATGCCGTGACGAGCGCACCGAACAGTGCAAATCCCGGCTTGCGTACTATATACATCGGCAGGGACGCCGACAGCAGATATATGCCGAACGTCAATTCCATAAACACAGGCCCAAGCAGAGAGGATAGCGGCATATAAAGATAATCCATTATCGTGTATACGACACCTATCACTGCTGCGACCATTGCTACGACCACTACTTCTTTTGTTTTCCATTTCAGTTCCATTTTCTTCCTCCTCTTCCATCCCTAATGTCCGTTTTTTACTATATCATATCTTTTGAAAGTATCAATATTTTTGCTTATTCATAATTTTCATATATCATATTGACATCATCTATAAGCGATTGAGTACTTGTAAATTCTGCAAAATGTGGTAAACTAATAAAGTTGTATATAATAAATAGGTAGAAATCGTACAGGAAAAGGGAAATATTTATGAAAACAAAACGAGAAGATATACGTAATATAGCCATTATCGCCCATGTCGACCACGGAAAAACAACTCTTGTAGATGAGTTGTTAAAGCAAAGCGGTGTGTTCCGTGAAAACCAGGATGTAGAGGAACGTGTCATGGATTCTAACGACATCGAACGGGAACGGGGGATCACCATCCTTTCCAAAAACACGGCCGTTTACTATAAAGGAACAAAGATCAATATCATCGACACACCCGGACATGCTGATTTCGGGGGTGAGGTAGAACGTGTACTGAAGATGGTAAACGGTGTCGTCCTTGTAGTGGATGCATTTGAGGGCGCTATGCCTCAGACGAAGTTTGTGCTCAGAAAAGCACTGGAACTAAAGCTGCCGGTCATCGTATGTATCAACAAGATCGACCGTCCCGAGGCGCGCCCCGAGGAAGTGATCGATGAAGTGCTGGAGCTTTTTATCGACCTGGATGCCGACGACGAGCAGCTCGACTGTCCGTTTGTCTACGCTTCCGCCAAAGCCGGTTACGCGCTCGTGGAACTGGACGACAGCCCGCAGAATATGCTTCCGCTGTTTGAGACGATACTTGACTACATCCCCGCCCCGGAAGGTGACCCTGATGCAGATACCCAGGTATTGATCAGCACGATCGATTATAACGAATACGTCGGACGCATCGGCGTGGGCAAGGTAGACAACGGAACGATCCGGGTGAATCAGGATATGGTCGTCGTCAATGCCCACGACCCGGAGCGGAAAGATAAGGTGCGCATCAGCAAGCTGTATGAATTTGACGGGCTTAACAAGGTGGATGTAAAAGAGGCGACCATCGGTTCAATCGTGGCGATCTCAGGGATCTCCAACATATCGATCGGAGACACACTCTGCTCACCTGAGAACCCGGAAGCGATCCTGTTTCAGAAGATATCGGAGCCGACCATCGCCATGCAGTTTATCGTAAACGACAGTCCGTTTGCGGGACAGGAAGGTAAGTTTGTAACTTCCCGGCATCTGAGAGACAGACTCTACAAGGAACTGAACACAGATGTCAGTCTCCGCGTGGAAGAGTCTGACAGCACCGACAGCTTTAAGGTATCCGGCCGGGGTGAACTCCATCTGTCCGTCCTCATTGAGAACATGCGCCGGGAAGGGTATGAATTTGCGGTGAGCAAGGCGGAGGTCCTGTATAAAAAAGACGAACACGGCAAGTTATTAGAACCGATGGAAGCTGCATATATTGATGTACCGGATGAATTTACCGGCGTTGTCATCGAAAAGCTCGGACAGAGAAAAGGGGAGCTGCGCGGCATGGGTACGTCCAACGGTGGGTACACGCGCATGGAATTCTCCATACCGGCCCGCGGTCTCATCGGCTACCGCGGCGAGTTTCTCACCGACACGAAGGGCAACGGCATCCTGAACACGTCATTTGACGGATACGCGCCGTACAAAGGTGACATCCAGTACAGGAAACAGGGCTCTCTCATCGCGTTTGAGACAGGAGAGTCAGTCACTTACGGCCTGTTCAGCGCCCAGGAACGGGGAACGCTTTTTATCGGACCCGGCGAAAAGGTATATTCCGGCATGGTGATTGGACAGAACGGCAAGGCGGAAGACATTGAGCTGAACGTCTGCAAAATGAAACATCTGACCAACACCCGTTCTTCAGGGGCAGACGAAGCTCTCCGCCTGACGTCACCAAAGGTGCTGAGCCTGGAGGAAGCCCTCGACTTTATCGATACGGATGAGCTTCTGGAGGTAACTCCTGAAAATCTCAGGATCCGCAAGAAAATATTAGATCCGAAAATGAGAAAAAGAGGAATAAAATAATGGCTTTTTTATCGCTGCTGGAAGGAATCCGAACACCCTTCCTTGACAGACTGATGCAGTTTATCACTTATTTTGGACAGGAAATTGTTATCATAGCGGTTATCTGCGCCCTTTACTGGTGCGCGGATAAGCGCTTTGCTTATATGCTCGGCTTTACCTATTTTACCGCCGGCCTTCTCGTACAGAGCCTGAAGATCACCTTCCGCGTCCCAAGGCCCTGGGTGATCGACCCTTCTTTTAAAGCCGTCGAAAGCGCCGTCCCCGGCGCCACAGGCTATTCCTTTCCAAGTGGACACACACAGGGCGCTGCCTGCCTGTTCTTTCCACTTGCGCTCAGGACTAAGAACACGTGGCGGAAGCTTTTATGTGTTCTCGCCTTTATACTGATCGGCTTCTCCAGAATGTACCTGGGCGTCCACACACCGAAGGATGTGATCGTATCCATGCTCCTCTCTGTCGCCGTCTCCTGTATGATCTGGCATTTTCAGCGGTTTTTTCTGGACAGTACGCAGTACGTGAAACAGACCGCCGCTGTGCTGGCCGCCCTGTCCCTCGCCGTGGCAGCCTATGCCCTCCTCCTTAAAAGCCGCGGCACCATCGACATGGAATATGCCCTGGACTGCTGTAAAGCCGCAGGCGCCGGACTCGGATTTTCGCTCGGCTATTATATTGAACGGACACGGCTTGATTTCGACACACACACCGGCCAATTCGGCAGTCAGGCGGTAAAACTCATTGCAGGCCTTGGCCTTACACTCTTAATAAAAGAAGGCTTTCCTCTCATATTCGGAGCATCCATTATCGCCAAAATGGCCGAATATTTTGTGCTCGTTTTGTGGGTGCTCGTCCTCTACCCGTGTATCTTCACCCGGTTGGGAAGGCGGCATTCATAATCCCATTTTTTAGGTCTTGGCAAAATCCCGGGGATAATTTATACTTGTAATGTACGCAGACGGTTCCGGCCGCAAGGTCTGAAACGATATGCCGTACATACGATGAAAACCGACCTGAAGGGGGAACTATATGAAGCACTATGTCGCTAAATTTTTAAAACGACTGGCGGTAACACTTGAATTTTTCATATCGCTCATGCTGGCGCTTGGGATCATCCTGCTCTGCCTGCGCATGGCAGTCTCGATGATCCACATTCCAAATCTGGACGTGTGGCCTAACTACAACGATCTGCTTGAAACATGCTTTAATCTCATCATCGGGGTCGAGCTCATAAGAATGATGTATTACCACACTCCGAACACAGTATTTGAAGTGCTGCTGTTCGCCATAGCACGACAGATCATCATAGACCACTCTTCTGTCTGGAGCAGCCTTATCGGAGTCTGCGCCATTGCGGTGCTGTTTGCCACACGCAAGTATCTGTTCTGTGAGTTCGACGTGGCTGACGAGATCATCTTCCGCGCAAGTACGCGGGTGAAAACAGTAAACAAGATTCTCGGCATCAGTATACCTCATGAACAGAATGAAACTCTGCTCAGCGTCATCGAACAGAAGTTTCTGGAATATAAGATCGAGACAGGCGTGGGCGCCTGTGTATACTTTTCCGACTTCGGCCTGAGAGTCGCGAAGATGCATGAAGGAAAAATTTCGAGAATTGAGGTAATACGTTCTATACATTAGTGTCCAAACATGTTATACTACATATATCAGATAGATTATTAGTTAAAGACCGAATTGTCAGACTATAGACATCTGAAATTATGTCGAAAAGGAGTTGGACAGCATGAAGTTTATTATTAGCGGAAAGAACATCGATGTAACACCTGGCTTAAGGGAGACCGTGGAGCACAAATTGGGGAAATTAGAGAAGTATTTTACTTCCGATACGGAGATCATCGTTACCTTAAGTGTGGAAAAAGAACGTCAGAAGATTGAGGTAACGATCCCTGTGAAAGGAAATATCATCCGTTCTGAACAGGTAAGCAGTGACATGTATGTCTCTATTGATCTAGTGGAGGAGGTTATTGAACGCCAGCTTCGCAAATATAAAAACAAATTGGTCGCAAGACATCAGGAAGGCGGCAACTTCCGCCAGGAATTTTTCGAGAGTGAATATGCTACAGAAGATGATGATGAAGTGAAGATCGTTCGAACCAAACGTTTCGGCATCAAACCAATGTACCCGGAAGACGCATGCATACAGATGGATCTGCTCGGCCATGACTTTTTCGTTTTCTGCAATGCAGATACCGATGAAGTAAATGTAGTCTACAGAAGGAAAAACGGAACCTTCGGCCTCATTGAGCCGGAGTTCCAGTAAAATATAAGAACAGAGCGTCACCAGTGAAATGTATGTGATACAAAGAGAGGGCGGACAGGTTTAAAACCTGTCCGCCCTCTCTTTGTACTTCTATCCTTCCAGCACTGCCGGCTGTCCGCCAATCTGTGCAAACCAGCAGCTCTCTCCTGCTTCCAGCGATGCCTGTCCGTTTGTCCCTTCCGTGATCTCTGAACATACAGCTTCAAGTTCTTCCCCGGGGACAAGTACATGGATTTCTACTTTGTCCGTATATTCAGATTCCAGGATCTTAAGCCCATTCTGCCCGAGAATATACTGTATTTTACCGAGACCGGTATAATCTGTTGCGATCTTAAGTTTAACCCCCCGAATTTTGGTTATAATTACAGAAGAGGCCAGGCCTTCCTTCACAGCCTGTGAGTATGCGCGCACAAGCCCGCCTGTTCCAAGAAGCGTTCCTCCGAAGTAACGGGTCACTACTACAGCAGTGTTGCAGAGCGCCTCCCCTTTCAGTACGTCGAGCATCGGCTTTCCGGCTGTTCCCCCCGGTTCTCCGTCGTCACTGTACCGGGCAAGCTCAGACCTCTCTCCGATCACATACGCAAAGCAGTTATGACTGGCGTTCCAGTGCTTCTTTCTTATCGTTTCAATAAAAGCCAGCGCTTCTTCTTCCGTGGAGACGGGCCTGACAGAAGCGATAAAACGGGACTTCTTCTCCACGACCTCCCCCTCTCCGCCTTCGTAAACTGTCCTGTACTCTTTCGTCATACTTTGCACCTTTCTTT
This is a stretch of genomic DNA from [Clostridium] hylemonae DSM 15053. It encodes these proteins:
- a CDS encoding energy-coupling factor transporter transmembrane component T family protein; this translates as MFTYEWRDSFLHRRNPLIKLCLIVIVTILISLSLYPVLPLCTFLMALLLGCIGGKIPPGIILRKMRVFLGIGIAFIAFMLIMKGIDGGGDAWHIWIFHWSSSDLISILSLGMRIISISLMSLLFVLTTDPNDLVLSLILQMGLSPVHGYAALAAYRFLPTLQSEIESIRLAQEIRGIEWDRGLINRLSTPFRIMLPLLCSAARRGERVAAAMESRGLGAGRARSYYRQTKVERADWLFAAGTCLVYIVLTAVLIYIGMFRFSFGFNLK
- the hpf gene encoding ribosome hibernation-promoting factor, HPF/YfiA family, which produces MKFIISGKNIDVTPGLRETVEHKLGKLEKYFTSDTEIIVTLSVEKERQKIEVTIPVKGNIIRSEQVSSDMYVSIDLVEEVIERQLRKYKNKLVARHQEGGNFRQEFFESEYATEDDDEVKIVRTKRFGIKPMYPEDACIQMDLLGHDFFVFCNADTDEVNVVYRRKNGTFGLIEPEFQ
- the typA gene encoding translational GTPase TypA — translated: MKTKREDIRNIAIIAHVDHGKTTLVDELLKQSGVFRENQDVEERVMDSNDIERERGITILSKNTAVYYKGTKINIIDTPGHADFGGEVERVLKMVNGVVLVVDAFEGAMPQTKFVLRKALELKLPVIVCINKIDRPEARPEEVIDEVLELFIDLDADDEQLDCPFVYASAKAGYALVELDDSPQNMLPLFETILDYIPAPEGDPDADTQVLISTIDYNEYVGRIGVGKVDNGTIRVNQDMVVVNAHDPERKDKVRISKLYEFDGLNKVDVKEATIGSIVAISGISNISIGDTLCSPENPEAILFQKISEPTIAMQFIVNDSPFAGQEGKFVTSRHLRDRLYKELNTDVSLRVEESDSTDSFKVSGRGELHLSVLIENMRREGYEFAVSKAEVLYKKDEHGKLLEPMEAAYIDVPDEFTGVVIEKLGQRKGELRGMGTSNGGYTRMEFSIPARGLIGYRGEFLTDTKGNGILNTSFDGYAPYKGDIQYRKQGSLIAFETGESVTYGLFSAQERGTLFIGPGEKVYSGMVIGQNGKAEDIELNVCKMKHLTNTRSSGADEALRLTSPKVLSLEEALDFIDTDELLEVTPENLRIRKKILDPKMRKRGIK
- a CDS encoding ABC transporter ATP-binding protein → MRAGIAGMEQMVHKKIVEMENVSFVYDGEELPVWQGLNCYFEEGTVNLLLGPSGCGKSTLLYMLNGIIPNFYEGKAEGHIWFKGEDILTKRTKDMVRHMGMVFQNPETQFCTFTVEDEIAFGLENENTPQEEMDRRIDEALGMVGMRALRSTLLTSLSGGQKQKIAIASVLAMQPEILILDEPTANLDAASRSEVFSLLGQLVGRYGKTIILVEHNLEHLLDKAGHVIVMDGGNKVCLEGSAPSVIRSLVYDENYRGLNIFLPEKYLIMKEWINALDHIPQVRNFQKQQLLCGEGDILPVRRFAELLRELAVFPPADRSAAVSARARENVVEANSLAYAYGGQADKVLKSVDVEIGREEFVAVVGANGAGKSTFLKVLFRVLSPYGGSVKADGRELDCCDKKRLYRDFGLVFQNPEDQFVTNNVFDELMFSLKKNGMDETEKKKRAAGMLERFHLSSEKNKSPFLLSQGQKRRLSVAAMLLTGQKVLILDEPTYGQDFDNQRELMELMLELNREGVTIIVVTHDMTLVADYAKKVVVLADGQTEFCGAPEDIFRDADAVRKGKLEVPSVWRFSEELHKYAEEVPLFVSRKQMTDYLIRCVKEA
- the dapB gene encoding 4-hydroxy-tetrahydrodipicolinate reductase, with protein sequence MVRAIMHGCNGRMGQVITGLINEDEGIEIVAGIDAYTGRENAYPVFECIDKCDVEADVVIDFSNAAAVDALLGYCAKQKLPVVLCTTGLSEEQLERVEKASEKTAVLRSANMSLGINLLLKLVKDAARVLAGAGFDVELVERHHNQKVDAPSGTAVALADSINEAMDDAYTYVYDRSQVREKRDKKELGISAVRGGTIVGEHEIIFAGADEVVEFKHTAYSKAIFGKGAVEAAKYLAGKPAGRYDMSDVIVF
- a CDS encoding DUF169 domain-containing protein; the protein is MPFKSEKLTYGLPQDAYERDKMKALADDLKEAAGLKKQLVGVQFFFEKEDYDACEVPEIKGGAPYCVMVQKASRGMEFKSRLANHKCDGGTTALALEKSTDRIESGTEYFSYNLYDSPAAARRLRNSIKSLHAYQPLTYGIVVRPFVSCTMQPDVIIAIVNAYQAMRMIQGYEYDSGIKPKIDMGAMQGMCSEVTAVPYITGEMNVSVLCPSTRMLCRWEDSDMAVGIPFHQFESIVKGIMATKY
- a CDS encoding single-stranded DNA-binding protein, with protein sequence MSDKIIENNQVTIMGEVAGDFSFSHEVFGEGFYMVDVLVKRLSNSEDRIPLMISERLIDVTQDYTGEFIMASGQFRSYNRHDEQKNRLVLSVFVREVSFIEEELDGAKTNSIFLDGYICKLPVYRKTPLGREIADLLLAVNRPYGKSDYIPCICWGRNARFASTFEVGEHVQINGRIQSREYVKKLTETETQKRIAYEVSVSKLECVDE
- the dapA gene encoding 4-hydroxy-tetrahydrodipicolinate synthase, giving the protein MAIFKGAGVAIVTPFNEDGSINYDRLDELIDYHCNNGTDSIIICGTTGESATMTEEEHLECVKFAIERTKGRIPVIAGTGSNCTRTAVDMSKDAACYGADGLLLVTPYYNKATQAGLIAHYKAVAEAVSGTPIIMYSVASRTGCNIEPATVAALVKETENIVGIKEASGNISQIAKIMSMTDGRIDLYSGNDDQIVPLMSLGGIGVISVLSNIAPQQTHDICGKFFSGDIQESAKLQLKAIPLVNELFCEVNPIPVKRAMKLMGMDCGPVRMPLTELTPEHEKTLAQAMKDYGIKVV
- a CDS encoding phosphatase PAP2 family protein; this encodes MAFLSLLEGIRTPFLDRLMQFITYFGQEIVIIAVICALYWCADKRFAYMLGFTYFTAGLLVQSLKITFRVPRPWVIDPSFKAVESAVPGATGYSFPSGHTQGAACLFFPLALRTKNTWRKLLCVLAFILIGFSRMYLGVHTPKDVIVSMLLSVAVSCMIWHFQRFFLDSTQYVKQTAAVLAALSLAVAAYALLLKSRGTIDMEYALDCCKAAGAGLGFSLGYYIERTRLDFDTHTGQFGSQAVKLIAGLGLTLLIKEGFPLIFGASIIAKMAEYFVLVLWVLVLYPCIFTRLGRRHS
- a CDS encoding ECF transporter S component; translation: MELKWKTKEVVVVAMVAAVIGVVYTIMDYLYMPLSSLLGPVFMELTFGIYLLSASLPMYIVRKPGFALFGALVTAFVNLLLGSAYGIQLILAGTLQAVGMEIGYAVCKRYGGNMANMTVGAVLGALCVLGRDCVVFGYLTLGAKTFTGIVIVRLISAVVIGIILTKGITAGLKKTGVLRGFKCAQV